One window from the genome of Methylomarinovum caldicuralii encodes:
- the ltrA gene encoding group II intron reverse transcriptase/maturase, translating into MGLSEGQMAGTSSQENISTRQRKLVELARIEPKLELTTIAHHIDVVWLEEAWRRTRKDGAAGVDGVTASQYAAALEENLTRLLERFKTGRYRAPAVRRVHLPKPGTGKTRPIGIPTLEDKVLQRAVLMALEPIFEQDFLDCAYGFRPGRSAHQALERLWGGLMAMGGGWVIDLDIQNFFDDVDRDRLRNFLGQRVRDGVICRVIGKWLNAGVMESGQLHYPEQGTPQGGVISPLLANLYLHHVLDLWFEQTVKPRLQGSAFEVRFADDAVLVFEREEDARRVLAVPGKRLAKYGLRLHPDKTRLLDFRKPGRKGQSFQYLGFTHYWGRSGKGRWVVKRKTAQARLSRSLQAINHGCRMHRHWPVADQQAALSRKLKGHYAYYGIVGNSQSLARFLYEVRRRWYKWLSRRNRERMNRDHFGRLYKRYPLPPPRVVHGISRCVATP; encoded by the coding sequence CGAGCCAGGAAAACATCTCAACACGACAACGGAAGCTAGTGGAACTGGCCCGGATCGAACCGAAGCTGGAACTGACCACGATTGCCCACCACATCGACGTGGTGTGGCTGGAAGAAGCCTGGCGGCGCACCCGCAAGGACGGGGCCGCCGGGGTGGACGGCGTGACTGCATCCCAATACGCAGCCGCCTTAGAGGAGAACCTGACGCGCCTGCTGGAACGGTTCAAGACCGGCCGGTATCGGGCGCCTGCGGTACGGCGCGTCCACCTGCCCAAGCCGGGAACGGGAAAGACCCGCCCGATCGGCATTCCCACGCTGGAAGACAAGGTGCTGCAACGGGCGGTGCTGATGGCGCTGGAACCCATCTTCGAGCAGGACTTTCTCGACTGCGCCTACGGGTTCCGGCCCGGACGCAGTGCCCACCAGGCCCTGGAGAGGCTATGGGGCGGGCTGATGGCCATGGGCGGTGGCTGGGTCATCGACCTGGACATCCAAAACTTCTTCGACGACGTGGACCGGGACCGGCTGCGGAACTTTCTGGGGCAGAGGGTGCGCGACGGCGTGATCTGCCGCGTGATCGGTAAATGGCTGAATGCCGGCGTCATGGAGAGCGGACAGCTTCACTACCCCGAACAAGGGACACCGCAAGGTGGGGTGATCTCCCCGCTGCTGGCCAACCTCTACCTGCATCACGTGCTCGACCTGTGGTTCGAGCAGACGGTCAAACCGCGACTGCAAGGCAGCGCCTTCGAAGTCCGGTTCGCCGACGATGCGGTCCTGGTGTTCGAACGGGAAGAAGACGCCCGGCGGGTATTGGCCGTTCCGGGCAAGCGCCTGGCCAAATACGGCCTGCGCCTGCACCCGGACAAAACCCGCCTGCTCGACTTCAGAAAACCCGGACGGAAAGGCCAGAGCTTCCAATACCTGGGATTCACCCACTACTGGGGACGCTCAGGGAAAGGGCGTTGGGTCGTCAAACGCAAGACCGCCCAAGCCCGGCTCAGCCGCTCCCTGCAGGCGATCAACCACGGGTGCCGGATGCACCGCCACTGGCCGGTTGCAGACCAACAAGCGGCCCTGAGCCGCAAACTCAAGGGGCATTATGCCTACTATGGGATCGTCGGCAACAGCCAATCGCTGGCCCGCTTCCTGTACGAGGTCAGACGGCGCTGGTACAAATGGTTGTCCCGCCGCAACCGGGAACGGATGAACCGGGACCATTTTGGGCGGCTGTACAAACGATACCCACTCCCCCCACCGCGCGTGGTTCACGGAATTTCCCGTTGCGTAGCGACGCCATAG